Proteins encoded by one window of Vibrio algicola:
- a CDS encoding chorismate lyase, producing the protein MKADYADYFKIINDISWQSADVFDFSSCLEPSWLLELGSLSRLFSQHCQSLSADVIQNTQIDASQLTDFQREMLGNEACLLREVILAADEQPWLLGSTLIPLSSLSDAQFDLAKQGSKPLGLTVFQAEQVKRNGLHLATKATDLGLLAARSSRLWMNDKPMLVTELFLPASPIYRKDSLK; encoded by the coding sequence ATGAAAGCAGATTACGCTGATTACTTTAAAATTATCAATGACATTAGTTGGCAGAGTGCTGACGTATTTGATTTTTCTTCTTGCTTAGAGCCAAGTTGGTTATTAGAACTTGGATCATTATCGCGGCTATTTTCTCAACATTGCCAATCTCTCAGTGCCGATGTGATCCAAAATACGCAGATAGACGCGAGTCAATTAACCGACTTTCAACGCGAAATGCTTGGTAATGAAGCCTGTTTATTACGAGAAGTGATTTTAGCCGCCGATGAACAACCTTGGTTATTAGGCAGTACCTTGATCCCGCTATCCTCTCTTAGCGATGCTCAGTTTGATCTGGCTAAGCAAGGTTCAAAGCCTTTAGGTTTGACCGTATTTCAAGCCGAGCAAGTAAAGCGAAATGGATTACACTTAGCAACCAAAGCAACCGATTTAGGCTTATTAGCGGCGCGGAGTTCGCGATTATGGATGAATGATAAGCCAATGCTAGTGACCGAATTATTTTTACCTGCATCACCTATTTATCGAAAGGATTCACTTAAATGA
- the glpG gene encoding rhomboid family intramembrane serine protease GlpG produces the protein MIRLVTINNPRIAQAFIDYMASRQITIQMLPEGSGQFALWLKEVEHQVEVEAELAMFLKSPSDRKYQAASWQVADSRTQQFNYDNPSIMAMVKAKAGPLTLAIMAICCAIYALQFLGFGQPILQALHFPASPSQEWQIWRWVSHAFLHFSVAHIAFNLLWCWQFGGDIEKKLGSGKLLQIFLVSAALSGAAQYWVGGANFGGLSGVIYALMGYLWIVGWRLPEKGVSVPRPLVIFMLVWLVLGFIQPVMAIANSAHLAGLLSGCVLGAIESKKTA, from the coding sequence ATGATCCGTTTGGTTACTATTAATAATCCCCGCATTGCTCAAGCCTTTATTGATTATATGGCATCGCGTCAAATCACCATTCAAATGTTGCCTGAAGGCAGTGGCCAGTTCGCTTTGTGGTTAAAAGAAGTGGAGCACCAAGTTGAAGTAGAAGCTGAATTAGCGATGTTCCTGAAAAGCCCGAGTGACAGGAAGTATCAAGCGGCATCATGGCAAGTCGCCGATAGCCGTACTCAACAGTTTAACTACGACAACCCAAGCATTATGGCGATGGTTAAAGCAAAAGCGGGCCCACTAACCTTAGCTATTATGGCCATCTGTTGCGCTATTTATGCGCTGCAGTTTTTAGGTTTTGGCCAACCGATCCTGCAAGCTTTACACTTTCCTGCTAGTCCATCTCAAGAGTGGCAAATATGGCGCTGGGTTTCTCATGCCTTTTTGCATTTTTCAGTGGCTCATATTGCGTTTAACCTTTTGTGGTGTTGGCAATTTGGCGGTGATATCGAGAAAAAGCTCGGTAGTGGTAAGTTGCTGCAAATCTTTTTGGTTTCGGCGGCATTGTCTGGTGCGGCGCAATATTGGGTCGGGGGTGCTAATTTCGGTGGTCTTTCTGGGGTTATTTACGCTTTGATGGGCTATTTATGGATAGTCGGCTGGCGTCTACCTGAGAAGGGCGTGTCGGTTCCTCGTCCTTTAGTGATTTTTATGCTGGTGTGGTTAGTACTGGGCTTTATTCAGCCAGTGATGGCAATCGCGAATAGTGCTCACCTAGCGGGTTTGTTATCGGGTTGCGTGCTCGGCGCGATTGAGTCTAAAAAAACAGCTTAA
- the glpE gene encoding thiosulfate sulfurtransferase GlpE — protein sequence MDQFLQINVEQAQQLMINQAAVLFDIRDPQSFALAHAGEAKHLTNDTMVALLEELEFDQPILVMCYHGISSQGAAQYLVNQGYEEVYSVDGGFEAWQRAELPQEKMA from the coding sequence ATGGATCAGTTTCTACAAATCAATGTTGAGCAAGCCCAGCAGTTAATGATCAATCAAGCCGCGGTATTATTTGATATTCGCGATCCGCAATCTTTTGCGCTTGCCCACGCAGGTGAGGCGAAACATTTAACCAATGACACTATGGTGGCGTTATTAGAAGAGTTGGAATTTGATCAACCGATTTTAGTGATGTGTTATCACGGCATTAGTAGCCAAGGTGCGGCGCAATATTTAGTGAATCAAGGCTATGAAGAAGTGTATAGTGTTGATGGTGGTTTTGAAGCTTGGCAACGAGCCGAACTGCCACAAGAAAAAATGGCTTAA